The following proteins are encoded in a genomic region of Mycolicibacterium rutilum:
- a CDS encoding PLP-dependent cysteine synthase family protein produces the protein MNPALPIRHARTSHTRSAQPQRGRNERPATMVGQTPVLRITAPFTSEERGFWAKLEGFNPGGMKDRPALHMVERARSRGALTPGARIVESTSGTLGLGLALAGTVYGHPVTLVTDPGMEPIIQNMLAAFGADIELVTEPHPQGGWQQARRDRVQKILATDPRAWHPDQYSNPDNVEAYRGLALELNEQLGAVDVLVCSVGTGGHSAGVARVLREFNPQLRLIGVDTVGSTIFGQPAASRLMRGLGSSIYPGNVDYQAFNEVHWVAPAESVWACRTLAATHYASGGWSVGAVALVAGWVARNSPAGATVAAIFPDGPQRYFDTIYNDDYCRAHGLLDAALPRHPATIEDPMTQTVTAWTRCTTVVDPTEVQPR, from the coding sequence ATGAATCCTGCCCTGCCAATCCGTCATGCACGCACTTCCCACACCCGATCGGCGCAGCCACAACGCGGCCGCAACGAGCGGCCGGCCACCATGGTCGGCCAGACCCCTGTCTTGAGAATCACCGCACCGTTCACGTCAGAAGAGCGGGGTTTTTGGGCCAAACTCGAAGGCTTCAACCCGGGAGGAATGAAAGACCGACCCGCGCTACACATGGTCGAACGCGCCCGCTCCCGCGGGGCACTTACCCCCGGCGCCCGCATCGTCGAATCCACTAGCGGGACACTAGGATTGGGTCTCGCACTAGCTGGAACGGTCTACGGGCACCCCGTCACCTTGGTCACCGACCCCGGGATGGAGCCGATCATTCAGAATATGCTCGCCGCGTTCGGCGCCGACATCGAATTGGTCACTGAACCGCACCCACAGGGAGGCTGGCAGCAGGCTCGCCGTGACCGCGTGCAGAAGATCTTGGCCACCGACCCGCGCGCCTGGCATCCCGATCAATACAGCAACCCCGATAACGTCGAGGCCTACCGCGGGCTCGCGTTGGAACTGAACGAACAACTCGGCGCCGTTGATGTCCTGGTGTGCTCGGTGGGCACCGGAGGCCACTCGGCCGGCGTCGCACGCGTCCTCCGAGAATTTAACCCGCAGCTGCGGCTGATCGGCGTCGACACGGTGGGCTCGACGATCTTCGGCCAGCCCGCGGCTTCTCGGCTCATGCGAGGCCTGGGATCGAGCATCTATCCCGGCAACGTCGACTACCAAGCGTTCAACGAAGTGCATTGGGTTGCCCCCGCGGAGTCGGTGTGGGCATGCCGCACCCTGGCGGCCACCCACTACGCCAGTGGCGGCTGGAGCGTCGGTGCGGTCGCCCTGGTTGCAGGCTGGGTCGCACGCAATAGCCCTGCCGGAGCCACGGTCGCAGCGATCTTCCCGGACGGTCCGCAACGCTACTTCGACACCATCTACAACGACGACTACTGCCGCGCCCACGGCCTGCTCGACGCAGCGCTCCCACGGCATCCCGCCACCATTGAGGACCCGATGACCCAGACAGTCACGGCGTGGACGCGATGCACCACCGTTGTCGACCCCACCGAGGTGCAGCCACGATGA
- a CDS encoding MDR family MFS transporter → MTLLSAFRSFGWPSRMLMINQFGINLGFYMLMPYLAGYLAGPLGLAAWAIGLVLGVRNFSQQGMFLIGGTLADRLGYKPLIVCGCVLRTAGFGLLVFAESLPAVLIASAATGFAGALFNPAVRAYLAADAGPRRVEAFAVFNVFYQAGILAGPLVGLALMFVDFRMTAAAAAVVFAALTVAQLLALPHRAAGTPDEKTSVLQDWRTVAANRSFLLFAAAMIGSYVLSFQVYLALPLQARDLFPRNDSVVTAMIFVVSGLVAVLGQMRITRWFAHRWGAGRSLVIGMLILAASFLPLIVLPDDTRAGRVAAATALLVATAVLAVGSAAVFPFEMDTVVSLANNRLIGTHYGFYNTIVGVGILVGNLATGSLMQAARDLGQPWLLWVLLSAIGLASAAALFRLDRRGRLQPEQLTSSGAQTPR, encoded by the coding sequence ATGACCCTGCTGTCAGCTTTCCGCAGCTTTGGTTGGCCGAGTCGGATGCTGATGATCAACCAGTTCGGCATCAACCTGGGCTTTTACATGCTCATGCCTTACCTGGCCGGCTACCTCGCCGGCCCGTTGGGGCTGGCCGCGTGGGCCATCGGCCTGGTGCTGGGTGTACGTAACTTCTCCCAGCAAGGCATGTTTCTCATCGGCGGCACTCTGGCAGACCGGCTGGGCTACAAACCGCTCATCGTCTGCGGATGTGTCCTCCGGACAGCAGGATTCGGCCTGCTCGTCTTCGCTGAATCGCTGCCGGCGGTTCTGATCGCCTCGGCAGCAACCGGCTTCGCCGGCGCCCTGTTCAATCCTGCGGTGCGCGCCTATCTGGCGGCCGATGCGGGCCCACGGCGCGTGGAAGCCTTCGCGGTGTTCAACGTGTTCTATCAGGCGGGCATTCTGGCCGGACCCCTTGTCGGGCTGGCCTTGATGTTCGTCGATTTCCGAATGACAGCTGCCGCCGCAGCGGTCGTGTTCGCAGCGCTGACCGTGGCCCAACTCTTAGCATTGCCCCACCGCGCCGCGGGGACACCTGATGAGAAGACATCGGTGCTGCAGGACTGGCGAACAGTAGCGGCCAACCGTTCCTTTCTGCTCTTCGCGGCGGCCATGATCGGGTCGTATGTTTTGTCATTCCAGGTCTATCTGGCATTGCCGCTTCAGGCGCGAGACCTGTTTCCGCGCAACGATTCCGTTGTCACCGCCATGATCTTCGTGGTCTCGGGTCTGGTTGCCGTCCTCGGCCAGATGCGGATCACACGATGGTTCGCCCACCGCTGGGGCGCCGGCCGCTCCCTGGTGATCGGCATGCTGATCCTCGCGGCGTCGTTTTTGCCGCTGATCGTGCTGCCCGATGACACCAGGGCAGGCAGAGTCGCCGCCGCGACCGCGCTACTCGTCGCCACGGCGGTGCTGGCGGTCGGGTCGGCGGCCGTCTTCCCGTTCGAGATGGACACCGTCGTCTCGTTGGCCAACAACCGTCTCATCGGAACGCACTACGGCTTCTACAACACCATCGTCGGAGTCGGCATTCTTGTCGGCAATCTGGCCACCGGCTCGCTGATGCAGGCCGCCCGAGATCTCGGGCAACCCTGGCTGCTGT